The following coding sequences are from one Haliotis asinina isolate JCU_RB_2024 chromosome 3, JCU_Hal_asi_v2, whole genome shotgun sequence window:
- the LOC137278933 gene encoding uncharacterized protein yields the protein MHTPPTTLPAIPNITTSTVVPDISTPLLYQTSPHPPHPPHAWLHPSHNLLYPTSPHHPLYPTSTHHLLYPTSLHTAVPNVKPPLYSQQHLTDCCTQHHHTHCYNQHSIPPAIPNITTLTAVPNITTPNAVPNITTPIAIPNISTPPAIPNITTLTAVPNITTPNAVPNITTPIAIPNISTPPAIPNITTLTAGPNITTSSAVPNITTLSAGPNITTPNAVPNITTLTAGPNITTPNAVPNITTPNAVPNITTLSAGPNITTPNAVPNITTLTAGPNITTPNTVPNITTPNTVPNITTPNAMPNISTPPAIPNITTPTAGPNITTPITIPNITTLTAVPNINTPTIVHATICHRRSGIAQWLKR from the coding sequence atgcatactcCACCCACCACACTACCCGCTATACCCAACATTACCACATCCACTGTTGTACCCGACATCAGCACACCACTTCTATACCAAACATCACCACacccaccacacccaccacatGCATGGCTCCACCCATCACACAACCTGCTATACCCAACATCACCACACCATCCACTATACCCAACATCAACACACCACCTGCTATACCCAACATCATTACACACTGCTGTTCCCAACGTCAAACCACCCCTTTATAGTCAACAACACCTCACCGATTGCTGCACCCAACATCACCACACCCATTGCTACAACCAACATAGCATACCACCTGCTATACCCAACATCACAACGCTCACTGCTGTACCCAACATCACCACACCCAATGCTGTACCCAACATCACCACACCCATCGCTATACCCAACATCAGCACACCACCTGCTATACCCAACATCACAACACTCACTGCTGTACCCAACATCACCACACCCAATGCTGTACCCAACATCACCACACCCATCGCTATACCCAACATCAGCACACCACCTGCTATACCCAACATCACAACACTCACTGCTGGACCCAACATCACCACATCCAGTGCTGTACCCAACATCACAACACTCAGTGCTGGACCCAACATCACCACACCCAATGCTGTACCCAACATCACAACACTCACTGCTGGACCCAACATCACCACACCCAATGCTGTACCCAACATCACCACACCCAATGCTGTACCCAACATCACAACACTCAGTGCTGGACCCAACATCACCACACCCAATGCTGTACCCAACATCACAACACTCACTGCTGGACCCAACATCACCACACCCAATACTGTACCCAACATCACCACACCCAATACTGTACCCAACATCACCACACCCAATGCTATGCCCAACATCAGCACACCACCTGCTATACCCAACATCACAACACCCACTGCTGGACCCAACATCACCACACCCATCACTATACCCAACATCACAACACTCACTGCTGTACCCAACATCAACACACCCACCATTGTTCACGCTACAATCTGTCATAGACGcagtgggatagcccagtggttaaagcgttga